In one Thermodesulfobacteriota bacterium genomic region, the following are encoded:
- the lepA gene encoding translation elongation factor 4 — protein sequence MEQIRNFSIIAHIDHGKSTLADRLIQFTGMVDERNFKDQILDNMEIERERGITIKSQAISLPYRSRDGQEYLLNLIDTPGHVDFSYEVSRALASCEGVLLLIDASQGVQAQTLANLYLAMENDLEIIPVINKIDLPTADIDRVLEQIDSELGLDPFGALKCSAKEGIGIEEILEAIVKRIPPPKGSPEAPLAALIFDAQYDPFRGTVIHCRLFDGTVRPGDLIRFMSNGATYEVEEVGRFLLNRQRRDSLSAGEVGYILAGVKTVSDVYIGDTITFEDRPCAQPLPGFKAFKPVVFSSIYPISPEDYEDLASALEKYKLNDAALVYQKDSSLALGQGFRCGFLGLLHLEIVQERLEREYDLSIILSVPSVRYRFTLKDGTTVYVDNPAHYPDPATIAKGEEPYIRATLIMPERYLGNVIKLCMEKRGQQSKLNYLGPDRVELIYEMPLAEVMYDFYDRFKSITQGYGSFDYDLLDYRESNLVLLDILVNGEKVDALSQIVHRDQARPRALRVCETLKEEIPRQMFKVAIQGAIGGEIIARTTLSPYRKDVTAKCYGGDVTRKRKLLEKQKKGKKRMKMVGSVSIPQSAFLAVLRSEPES from the coding sequence ATGGAGCAGATCCGTAATTTTAGCATCATTGCCCATATCGACCACGGGAAGTCGACCCTCGCCGATCGCCTCATCCAGTTTACCGGGATGGTCGATGAGCGGAACTTCAAGGACCAGATCCTCGACAACATGGAGATCGAGCGGGAGAGGGGGATTACGATCAAGAGCCAGGCGATCTCCCTTCCTTATCGCTCTCGGGACGGACAGGAGTACCTCCTCAACCTCATCGACACCCCTGGCCATGTCGATTTCTCTTACGAGGTCTCCCGGGCCTTGGCCTCCTGCGAGGGCGTCCTGCTCCTCATCGATGCCTCCCAGGGCGTCCAGGCCCAGACCCTTGCCAATCTCTACCTCGCGATGGAGAACGATCTCGAGATCATCCCGGTCATCAACAAGATCGACCTTCCCACCGCCGATATCGATCGGGTCCTCGAGCAGATCGACTCGGAGCTGGGATTGGACCCTTTCGGTGCCCTGAAGTGTTCGGCCAAGGAAGGGATCGGCATCGAGGAGATCCTCGAGGCGATCGTGAAGAGGATCCCTCCGCCGAAAGGGAGTCCGGAGGCACCCCTGGCCGCCCTGATCTTCGATGCTCAGTACGATCCATTTCGAGGGACGGTCATCCACTGCCGTCTTTTCGACGGAACGGTGAGGCCGGGGGATCTCATCCGTTTCATGTCGAACGGCGCGACCTACGAAGTCGAGGAGGTCGGCCGCTTCCTTCTCAACCGACAGAGGAGGGATAGCCTCTCGGCCGGGGAGGTCGGCTATATCCTGGCAGGGGTCAAGACGGTCTCGGATGTCTATATCGGTGATACGATCACCTTTGAGGATCGCCCTTGCGCCCAGCCCCTCCCGGGATTTAAGGCCTTCAAGCCGGTCGTCTTCTCTTCGATCTACCCCATCTCCCCTGAAGATTATGAAGACCTTGCCTCTGCCCTCGAGAAGTACAAGCTCAACGATGCGGCGCTGGTCTATCAGAAGGACTCCTCCCTGGCCCTCGGACAGGGCTTCCGATGCGGTTTTTTGGGACTCCTCCATCTCGAGATCGTTCAAGAGAGGTTGGAGCGGGAATACGATCTCTCCATCATCCTCTCCGTCCCGAGCGTCCGTTACCGTTTCACCCTGAAGGACGGAACCACGGTCTATGTGGACAATCCCGCGCACTATCCTGATCCGGCCACGATCGCCAAGGGAGAGGAGCCCTACATCCGGGCCACCTTGATCATGCCCGAAAGGTACCTCGGCAATGTGATCAAGCTCTGCATGGAGAAGCGGGGACAGCAGTCAAAGCTAAACTACCTCGGACCCGACCGGGTGGAGCTCATCTATGAGATGCCCCTTGCCGAGGTGATGTACGATTTTTACGATCGTTTCAAATCGATCACCCAGGGATATGGGTCCTTCGATTACGACCTCCTCGACTACCGGGAGAGCAACCTGGTCCTGCTCGACATCCTGGTCAATGGCGAGAAGGTCGATGCCCTTTCGCAGATCGTCCACCGCGATCAGGCCCGTCCCAGGGCCCTCCGGGTCTGTGAGACCCTGAAGGAGGAGATCCCTCGGCAGATGTTCAAGGTGGCGATTCAAGGGGCCATCGGAGGAGAGATCATCGCCCGGACCACCCTCTCTCCCTATCGAAAGGACGTGACGGCAAAGTGCTACGGAGGGGACGTCACCCGGAAACGGAAGCTTCTCGAGAAGCAAAAGAAAGGTAAGAAGAGGATGAAGATGGTCGGATCGGTCTCCATCCCCCAGAGCGCCTTTCTGGCAGTGCTGAGGTCGGAACCGGAGAGCTGA
- a CDS encoding PAS domain S-box protein: MNEKEIEQELESLRLRAAELERCEEERRRREAVFLDLINATEEVVFLIDREGILLAANQNTARLYGVPYESLSGTSIYDLIPKDRIESGREKVRAVLETKRLVRFEGKLGERVFENSFYPVLDEEGEVRRVAVYVRDITERKRLQRVLKETEEQYRKIYENAIEGIFQISPDGKFMSANPSLARIHGYASPEELIHAVQDIRTLYVNPEDHQRLVQLLFRQGSVESYEAKMYRKDRSLHWISTNVRLVRDASGHPLYYEGTMIDITKRKTAEEAFAESEERYRTAIENSNDAVAIVRDGRLQFVNRRYVELFGYESAEELSGQPIDRFVHPEDREKVVRINQQRQRGEPVPSRYEFKGLTRDGRILHLEVSATSTVYRGKQVYLAYLRDISERKAAEESLRNERNRFQTLLESAPFGIIVMDRDGVFQYINPKFKELFGYELTEVPNSREWFRKAFPDPKMRREVISAWVGYLRSTSPGEKVPRTLPTTCKDGTQKIIHFIPVRLATGEYIVTLEDVTERIRAHEALMKSHQELERLNRAKTKAVHHISHELKTPLAVIQGNLRLLKRRLKRISRDGGLQPTLERIERNLSRLLDLSKEADDIFRISQELEAGVILDSLETLCQRIGDFPDLPPAVRGHIDGLRAWFRQYQSGHPGAFESIHLHSFLLDTLERVKERSRHRKIHFRFEGRPGLYVSMDPLVLQQVMEGLLRNAIENTPDGGTIRLSFEEQRGKIQIHVADEGIGITEENQAYIFDGLFHTRETELYATKKPYDFGAGGKGLDLLRMKIYAQRFGFDLSMKSKRCPYIPTDQDLCPGDRAKCPHLAEEKECADSGGTTFTLTFHPRQAGQPAPV, from the coding sequence ATGAATGAGAAAGAAATCGAACAAGAGCTCGAATCCCTCCGCCTGAGGGCCGCCGAGCTTGAAAGGTGCGAAGAAGAGCGGAGGAGGAGGGAGGCGGTCTTCCTCGATCTTATCAATGCCACCGAGGAGGTGGTCTTTCTCATCGATCGCGAAGGGATCCTCCTGGCCGCCAACCAGAACACGGCCCGTCTTTACGGGGTCCCCTACGAGAGCCTTTCCGGCACCTCCATCTACGATCTGATCCCGAAGGACCGCATCGAGAGCGGAAGGGAGAAGGTGAGGGCGGTCCTCGAGACGAAAAGGCTGGTTCGATTCGAGGGGAAGCTGGGAGAGAGGGTCTTCGAGAACTCCTTCTATCCTGTGCTCGACGAGGAGGGGGAGGTGAGGCGGGTCGCCGTCTATGTGAGGGACATCACCGAGCGGAAGCGGCTCCAGAGGGTCCTGAAGGAGACCGAGGAGCAGTATCGGAAGATCTACGAGAATGCCATTGAAGGGATCTTCCAGATCAGCCCCGATGGCAAGTTCATGAGCGCCAATCCCTCCCTTGCCCGTATCCACGGCTACGCCTCTCCCGAAGAGCTGATCCATGCGGTCCAGGATATCCGGACCCTCTATGTCAATCCGGAGGACCATCAACGCCTCGTTCAACTCCTCTTTCGGCAGGGCTCGGTCGAAAGTTACGAGGCCAAAATGTACCGGAAGGATCGAAGCCTCCACTGGATCTCCACCAACGTCAGGCTGGTGCGGGACGCCTCCGGCCATCCCCTCTACTATGAGGGGACGATGATCGACATCACCAAGAGAAAGACGGCCGAGGAGGCCTTTGCGGAGAGCGAGGAACGCTATCGGACCGCCATCGAAAACTCCAACGATGCGGTGGCGATCGTGCGAGACGGCAGGCTTCAATTCGTCAACCGGCGTTACGTGGAGCTCTTCGGCTACGAGAGTGCCGAGGAGCTTTCCGGTCAGCCGATCGATCGCTTCGTCCACCCGGAGGACCGGGAGAAGGTCGTGAGGATCAACCAGCAGAGGCAGAGGGGAGAGCCTGTCCCCTCGCGCTACGAATTCAAGGGCCTGACCCGGGACGGCCGAATCCTCCATCTCGAAGTCTCCGCCACCAGCACCGTCTATCGGGGGAAACAGGTCTATCTGGCCTACCTCAGGGACATTTCAGAGCGAAAGGCCGCCGAGGAGAGCTTGCGGAACGAACGCAATCGGTTCCAAACCCTCTTGGAGAGCGCGCCCTTCGGGATCATCGTGATGGACCGGGACGGGGTTTTCCAGTATATCAATCCCAAGTTCAAAGAGCTTTTCGGCTACGAGCTGACCGAGGTGCCCAACAGCCGGGAGTGGTTCAGGAAGGCCTTCCCGGATCCAAAGATGAGGAGAGAGGTGATCTCGGCCTGGGTCGGCTATCTGAGGAGCACCAGCCCCGGAGAGAAGGTCCCTCGGACCCTTCCCACCACCTGCAAGGACGGGACGCAGAAGATCATCCACTTCATTCCGGTCCGGCTCGCCACCGGCGAGTACATCGTCACCCTCGAAGACGTGACCGAGAGGATCCGGGCCCACGAGGCCCTGATGAAGTCCCATCAGGAGTTAGAACGTCTGAACCGGGCCAAGACGAAGGCGGTCCACCACATCTCCCATGAACTGAAGACGCCCCTTGCGGTGATCCAGGGCAACCTCCGGCTCTTGAAGAGGAGGTTGAAGCGGATCTCCCGAGACGGGGGCCTCCAACCCACCCTCGAGAGGATCGAGCGGAACCTCTCGAGGCTCCTCGACCTTTCGAAAGAGGCGGACGACATCTTCAGGATCTCCCAGGAACTGGAGGCAGGGGTCATTCTGGACAGCCTCGAGACGCTCTGCCAGCGGATCGGGGACTTTCCCGATCTCCCGCCCGCTGTCCGAGGCCATATCGACGGACTCAGGGCGTGGTTTCGCCAATATCAGTCCGGACATCCCGGCGCCTTCGAATCGATCCATCTCCATTCCTTCCTCCTCGATACGCTCGAAAGGGTGAAGGAGCGATCCCGGCACCGGAAGATCCATTTTCGATTCGAGGGAAGACCCGGGCTCTACGTCTCGATGGACCCTCTCGTCCTCCAACAGGTGATGGAGGGGCTGCTCCGCAATGCCATCGAGAACACGCCCGATGGCGGAACCATCCGGCTCTCCTTCGAGGAGCAGCGCGGGAAGATTCAGATTCACGTGGCGGACGAGGGGATCGGGATCACCGAGGAAAATCAGGCCTATATCTTCGATGGTCTCTTTCACACCCGGGAGACCGAGCTCTATGCAACGAAGAAGCCCTACGATTTCGGTGCGGGAGGCAAAGGGCTCGACCTGCTCCGGATGAAGATCTATGCCCAGCGTTTCGGTTTCGATCTGTCGATGAAGAGCAAACGTTGCCCCTATATTCCAACAGACCAGGATCTCTGTCCGGGAGACCGGGCGAAGTGTCCCCATCTCGCGGAGGAGAAGGAGTGTGCCGACTCGG
- the hemW gene encoding radical SAM family heme chaperone HemW — translation MIPIQRAGLYIHIPFCLSKCPYCGFYSTTSVSQIPAFLEGLFREMEMAKGRDPLGPFDTLYLGGGTPSLLDPSQLERLLNEVRKEFDLSPESEITIEANPGDLNRSYLRSISELGINRIVIGVQSFEDEVLAFLGRRHSAAEAFQALEWVREAGFQNLGIDLIYGVPGQGLEAWLQDLKQALSFLPEHLSCYELTFEPETPLGRRFRSKELPAPKEEARYEFFLRTSEFLEGNGYLHYEVSNFAREANYASRHNQKYWDHSPYLGLGPSAHSFQSDRRWWNHRCLDRYLEAIAQGTLPMEGQEVLTLEQLKLETLFLSLRTRRGIDLADFKARFGSDLLTDLKGVLTRLEEEGLILLQEGHLSPTVKGLAVADGMALL, via the coding sequence ATGATCCCAATCCAGAGAGCTGGCCTATATATCCACATCCCCTTCTGCCTGAGCAAATGCCCTTATTGCGGTTTCTATTCCACGACCTCGGTCTCTCAAATCCCCGCATTTTTAGAAGGCCTCTTCAGAGAGATGGAGATGGCGAAGGGGAGAGACCCTCTCGGCCCTTTCGACACCCTCTATCTGGGCGGAGGGACACCCTCCCTGCTCGACCCCTCCCAGCTGGAGCGATTATTGAACGAGGTGCGAAAGGAGTTCGATCTCTCGCCGGAATCGGAGATCACGATCGAGGCCAATCCGGGGGACCTCAACCGGTCTTACCTCCGATCGATCTCGGAGCTCGGGATCAACCGCATCGTCATCGGTGTCCAGTCTTTCGAGGACGAGGTGCTGGCCTTTTTAGGGAGGCGCCACTCGGCTGCTGAGGCCTTCCAAGCCCTGGAGTGGGTCCGGGAGGCGGGATTTCAGAACCTTGGCATCGACCTCATCTATGGAGTCCCGGGCCAGGGGCTCGAGGCCTGGCTTCAGGACTTGAAACAGGCCCTCTCCTTTCTGCCCGAGCATCTCTCCTGTTATGAATTGACCTTCGAACCCGAGACCCCTCTCGGGAGAAGATTCCGGTCCAAAGAGCTTCCTGCGCCGAAAGAGGAGGCCCGGTATGAATTCTTTTTAAGGACCTCCGAATTCCTCGAAGGAAACGGTTACCTCCATTATGAGGTCTCCAACTTCGCCAGAGAGGCCAACTATGCCTCTCGACACAACCAAAAATACTGGGACCATTCCCCCTACCTCGGCCTCGGTCCTTCGGCTCACTCCTTCCAGTCCGATCGGCGCTGGTGGAACCACCGCTGCCTCGACCGATACCTCGAGGCGATCGCTCAGGGGACCCTGCCCATGGAAGGCCAAGAGGTCTTGACCCTCGAACAGCTCAAACTGGAGACGCTCTTTCTCAGCCTGAGGACGAGGCGGGGGATCGACCTTGCCGACTTCAAGGCCCGATTTGGCTCCGATCTGTTAACAGACCTGAAGGGAGTCCTGACCAGGCTGGAAGAGGAGGGGCTGATCCTTCTCCAGGAAGGCCATCTCTCGCCCACGGTGAAAGGCCTCGCCGTGGCCGATGGCATGGCTCTTCTCTGA